The sequence below is a genomic window from Nicotiana tomentosiformis chromosome 6, ASM39032v3, whole genome shotgun sequence.
TTGCAGTTTCGGTGTTAAGTTTCGTGGGGTTTTCTGATTCTCAAAGATCACCATCGAATAGCAGGGAAATGCAGAGAGTTGTTTCTTCACCAAGAATCAGACTAAAGGATGGAAGATGGCTGGCATACAGAGAAAGAGGAGTCCCAATGGACAAATCCCTTCACAGAATCATCCTTGTCCATGGGATTAACAGCTCCAAAGATAAGGATTTTCTTGCAACCCAAGTATGACTAGCTAACACCCTTTTCAACTTTACTAGTAATACAACATTTTACTTTCATAATCTTGAAGAATTATCGTCCTAGTCTCCTAAGAATTAAAAGTATGTTTGATGCTCATTTTTTCTCTTTAATTGTTAACATGGTTGTTTTGATATTTCACATTCAGAGAGGGACATCCAATAATAGTTTATTTGTCTCTCCGCTTTTAGCTCCTAAATAATGTTTTCATTAGATTGATCTACTAACTATATTCTTTAGGAAATCCTAGAGGAGATGAGGATATATATGCTACAGTTTGATAGAGCTGGATATGGGGAAAGTGATATAAATCCTAAACGGTCATTAGAAAGTGAAGCTTGTGATATAGAAGAAGTAGCTGATCAACTACAAATAGGATCAAAATTCTATCTAATTTCAGTTTCTGCTGGAAGCTATCCTGCCTGGAATTGCCTCAGACGCATACCACACAGGCTATCAGGCGTGGCTTTTGTTGTTCCAATAATCAACTACAAATGGAACTCCCTTCCTCATGATTTGATCAAGAACGATCATAATAACAAGCTTTGGCGATTAGTAATTTGGCTCGCACGCTATGCTCCTGGGTTACTCTACTCATTTTTTACACAAAAATCGAACAATGTTTTCTCGGGCAATTCTGCATTGTTAAGCAAAAAGGACAGGGAAGTTGCAAAGAATGCAAATAGATCGGAAGTTTTTGACCCGGTAAAGCTCATCATCCACCTCTCTCAAATCAAACATGAGTTTTCGCGAAATGattatcttgaaaattaattgtCTTAATTAATTTGCAGAAACTTTATCCGAAGCAAAGTGATTTTGAGTCTCTTCTCCAAGACTTCACCTTGGCTTATGGAAAGTGGGACTTTGATCCACTAGAACTTGGTAATCCATTTCCTGATGAAAAAGAAAGCTCAGTTCATATTTGGCAAGGTTATGAGGACAACATAGTACCTTGTCGCTTACAAAGATATGTTTCCAAAAGGCTACCTTGGATTCATTATCATGAAGTTAGTGATGGTGGACATGCGTTGTGGCATGTTGGTCCAATCGGTGAAGCTATCTTGAGGTCCCTTCTACTTCGTGAACAAGACACAACACCACAGAGTGCTTGATTGTAATCAAGAATATTATTAGGCCTAATATCATTTAATGAAATTAAATGGCAAGGATCTTTTAATTTTTAATGTGGGTATTTCACTTTTGAGCTTGTTTTCCAATTATAACGTGTACGTTCAGTTTCAGATCTAATGATGCACATTTAGGTAAAGCCCTGAAGATTTTTCGCTGTGTATTACTATATTTTTTACCAAGCTCTAAGTTAGACACTAGATGTTTGAAAAGTTATTAAGGTACAAACTACATAAATCTTCTGTTTAGAAGTTGAATGGATGGTTATAAGAGGAGGCGTAAATTGGAACACATTGGAGATGTTTAAGGGATGAACATGACCTTAGCCGCATATgaccatatatataaatatattttgaattgagATTTGAGCT
It includes:
- the LOC138893373 gene encoding uncharacterized protein; amino-acid sequence: MDLRKLVGLLLLVFISLLEMLLKKIAVSVLSFVGFSDSQRSPSNSREMQRVVSSPRIRLKDGRWLAYRERGVPMDKSLHRIILVHGINSSKDKDFLATQEILEEMRIYMLQFDRAGYGESDINPKRSLESEACDIEEVADQLQIGSKFYLISVSAGSYPAWNCLRRIPHRLSGVAFVVPIINYKWNSLPHDLIKNDHNNKLWRLVIWLARYAPGLLYSFFTQKSNNVFSGNSALLSKKDREVAKNANRSEVFDPKLYPKQSDFESLLQDFTLAYGKWDFDPLELGNPFPDEKESSVHIWQGYEDNIVPCRLQRYVSKRLPWIHYHEVSDGGHALWHVGPIGEAILRSLLLREQDTTPQSA